The Pseudomonas allokribbensis genome has a window encoding:
- a CDS encoding HAAAP family serine/threonine permease, which produces MTDVRTPAAENPAVDRTRNSEIAHKGWSKFDTTWMLGLYGTAIGAGTLFLPINAGVGGFWPLLILAVLAFPMTFFAHRGLTRFVLSGRSGDITEVVEEHFGVGAGKLITLLYFFAIFPILLVYSVALTNTLSSFLEHQLHIAPPPRAVLSLALILGLMAIVRCGQSVIVKAMSVLVYPFVAALLLLGISLIPNWNGAFFASAQEAMPMSVFFKTLWLAIPVMVFSFNHSPIISAFAVEQKQRYGDRAERKSSGILAMAHGMMVVTVMFFCFSCVLALSPADLAAAKAQNISILSYLANHFQTPVIAYAAPLIALVAITKSFLGHYIGASEGFQGMIVKSLRGRGRVMSASWLNRATALFMILSCWAVATFNPSILGMIETLGGPVIACLLFLMPMYAIRRVPALRQYSGQVSNVFVVLIGLIALSAIIYSVLP; this is translated from the coding sequence ATGACCGATGTACGCACACCTGCTGCCGAAAACCCCGCTGTAGACCGCACACGCAATAGCGAAATCGCCCACAAGGGCTGGAGCAAATTCGACACCACCTGGATGCTCGGTCTGTACGGCACCGCCATCGGTGCCGGCACTTTGTTCCTGCCGATCAACGCCGGTGTCGGCGGTTTCTGGCCGTTGCTGATCCTGGCGGTGCTGGCGTTTCCGATGACCTTCTTCGCGCACCGGGGCCTGACCCGCTTCGTGCTGTCGGGCCGCTCCGGTGACATCACCGAAGTGGTGGAAGAACACTTCGGCGTCGGTGCCGGCAAACTGATCACGCTGCTGTATTTCTTCGCGATCTTCCCGATCCTGCTGGTGTACAGCGTGGCGCTGACCAACACCCTGAGCAGCTTCCTCGAACACCAGTTGCACATCGCCCCGCCGCCGCGCGCAGTGTTGTCGCTGGCGTTGATCCTCGGTTTGATGGCCATCGTGCGTTGCGGTCAGAGCGTGATCGTCAAAGCCATGAGCGTGCTGGTGTATCCGTTCGTCGCCGCGTTGCTGTTGCTCGGTATCAGCCTGATTCCGAACTGGAACGGCGCGTTTTTTGCCAGCGCCCAGGAAGCGATGCCGATGTCGGTGTTCTTCAAGACCCTGTGGCTGGCGATCCCGGTGATGGTGTTCTCGTTCAACCATTCGCCAATCATTTCCGCATTCGCCGTCGAGCAGAAACAACGCTACGGCGACCGGGCCGAACGCAAGAGCAGCGGCATCCTCGCCATGGCCCACGGCATGATGGTGGTGACCGTGATGTTCTTCTGCTTCAGCTGCGTGCTGGCACTGTCGCCGGCGGATCTGGCAGCGGCCAAGGCGCAGAACATTTCGATCCTGTCGTACCTGGCCAACCACTTCCAGACCCCGGTCATCGCCTACGCCGCGCCGCTGATTGCGCTGGTGGCGATCACCAAATCCTTCCTCGGCCACTACATCGGCGCCAGCGAAGGCTTCCAGGGCATGATCGTCAAAAGCCTGCGCGGCCGTGGCCGGGTGATGTCGGCGAGCTGGCTGAACCGTGCGACTGCGTTGTTCATGATCCTCAGCTGCTGGGCCGTGGCGACCTTCAACCCGAGCATCCTCGGCATGATCGAAACCCTCGGAGGGCCGGTGATTGCCTGCCTGTTGTTCCTGATGCCGATGTACGCGATCCGCCGCGTGCCAGCCTTGCGCCAGTATTCGGGCCAGGTGTCGAACGTGTTCGTGGTGCTGATCGGCCTGATTGCACTGTCAGCGATCATCTACTCGGTTCTGCCCTGA
- a CDS encoding L-serine ammonia-lyase, whose translation MAISVFDLFKVGIGPSSSHTVGPMRAAATFAQALIDQHLLNDVQRVEIRLYGSLSATGVGHATDRATVMGLMGEWPDSIDPSTIEPRIQQLRETGQLSLAGTRSIAFNWQDDLLLLDESLPYHPNAMSLTAFGASGQLFEQTYYSVGGGFIIEAAEAESGVAPAGDVVLPYDFSSAAELLSLCNKHNLRVSELMMANERAWRSDAEIRQGLLHIWSVMRECVEQGLRHEGVLPGGLNVPRRAAKLHRSLLEIGKPNVISSTLSAMEWVNLFALAVNEENAAGGRMVTAPTNGAAGIIPAVLHYYMKFNPDASDDDVVAFFLGAAAVGILCKKNASISGAEVGCQGEVGSACAMAAAGLADVLGATPEQLENAAEIGLEHNLGLTCDPVGGLVQVPCIERNAIAAVKAINATQMALRGDGKHFISLDRVIRTMRDTGADMHDKYKETSRGGLAVSWVEC comes from the coding sequence ATGGCTATCAGTGTTTTCGATCTATTCAAAGTCGGCATCGGTCCGTCCAGTTCCCACACCGTCGGCCCGATGCGCGCCGCCGCGACCTTCGCCCAGGCCCTGATCGATCAGCATTTGCTGAACGATGTGCAGCGGGTGGAAATCCGTTTATACGGCTCGCTCTCGGCCACTGGCGTCGGTCACGCCACTGACCGCGCAACGGTCATGGGCCTGATGGGCGAATGGCCGGACAGCATCGATCCGTCGACCATCGAACCACGCATCCAGCAACTGCGCGAGACCGGCCAACTGTCCCTCGCAGGTACACGCTCGATTGCCTTCAACTGGCAAGACGATCTCCTGCTGCTGGACGAGAGCCTGCCCTACCACCCCAACGCCATGTCGCTGACAGCCTTCGGTGCATCCGGGCAACTGTTCGAGCAGACGTACTACTCGGTGGGTGGCGGTTTCATCATCGAAGCGGCCGAAGCCGAATCCGGTGTAGCACCGGCCGGCGACGTGGTGTTGCCGTACGACTTTTCCAGCGCCGCTGAACTGCTGTCGCTGTGCAACAAACACAACCTGCGTGTTTCCGAACTGATGATGGCCAACGAACGGGCCTGGCGTAGCGACGCCGAAATCCGTCAGGGCCTGCTGCATATCTGGTCGGTGATGCGCGAATGCGTCGAGCAAGGTTTGCGTCACGAAGGCGTGCTGCCTGGTGGTCTGAATGTTCCGCGTCGTGCAGCGAAATTGCACCGCAGCCTGCTGGAAATCGGCAAACCGAACGTCATCAGTTCGACCCTGTCGGCGATGGAGTGGGTCAACCTGTTCGCCCTCGCCGTCAACGAAGAAAACGCCGCCGGCGGGCGCATGGTCACCGCGCCGACCAACGGTGCCGCCGGGATCATTCCGGCCGTCCTGCACTACTACATGAAATTCAATCCGGATGCGTCCGACGATGACGTGGTCGCGTTCTTTCTGGGCGCGGCAGCGGTCGGCATCCTGTGCAAGAAAAACGCCTCGATTTCCGGCGCCGAAGTCGGCTGCCAGGGTGAAGTCGGCTCTGCCTGCGCCATGGCCGCTGCTGGTCTCGCAGACGTGCTCGGCGCTACCCCGGAGCAACTGGAAAACGCCGCCGAAATCGGCCTGGAACACAACCTCGGCCTGACCTGCGACCCGGTCGGCGGACTCGTGCAGGTGCCGTGCATCGAGCGCAACGCCATCGCTGCGGTGAAGGCGATCAACGCTACACAAATGGCCCTGCGCGGTGACGGCAAACACTTCATTTCCCTCGACCGGGTGATCCGCACCATGCGCGATACCGGCGCCGACATGCATGACAAATACAAAGAGACTTCACGGGGCGGCCTGGCCGTGAGCTGGGTGGAGTGCTGA
- a CDS encoding LysR substrate-binding domain-containing protein — MSRQLHAQTYVWLQVFSCAARHLSFTRCAEELHITPGAVSQQIRQLEERLGFRLFHRRARGVELSAEGQRLAITVNEAYGSIDAELRRLDAGMISGTLRVRSIPSFLSKWLTPRLPRLQQRYPDIQLRLVAEDSSVPLHEGDFDLAIDLNDGSYPGLLSTALLDEQIFPVCAPSLLRGRPPLHGPADLVHFPLLHDITAWRGSYEYAEWEFYLNAIGFDGADVRRGHTFNRNHLTIEAAIAGMGVAIARRTLLNDELERGTLIVPFGISVPNHKRYVLLYAPGALSHPGVRAVHDWLVEEAGIFRSQHPLGDGQL; from the coding sequence ATGAGTCGTCAATTGCATGCCCAGACTTACGTCTGGCTGCAGGTGTTTTCCTGTGCCGCGCGGCACCTGTCATTCACCCGTTGTGCCGAGGAGTTGCACATCACGCCGGGGGCGGTGAGCCAGCAAATCCGACAGCTGGAAGAGCGTCTGGGCTTTCGCCTGTTTCACCGTCGCGCCCGGGGCGTGGAGCTGAGTGCTGAAGGACAGCGACTGGCGATTACGGTCAACGAGGCCTACGGCAGCATCGATGCTGAGCTGCGTCGTCTGGATGCGGGGATGATCAGCGGAACTCTGCGGGTGCGCTCGATTCCGTCGTTCCTCAGCAAATGGCTGACCCCGCGCCTGCCGCGCCTGCAACAGCGTTACCCGGACATCCAGTTGCGACTGGTGGCCGAGGACAGCAGCGTGCCGTTGCATGAAGGGGATTTCGACCTGGCGATCGACTTGAACGACGGAAGTTATCCGGGATTGTTATCCACAGCCTTGCTCGACGAGCAGATTTTCCCGGTGTGCGCGCCGAGCCTGCTGCGTGGACGGCCGCCACTGCACGGGCCGGCGGATCTGGTGCATTTCCCGCTGCTGCACGACATCACGGCCTGGCGCGGCAGTTATGAATACGCGGAGTGGGAGTTTTATCTCAATGCCATCGGATTCGATGGCGCCGACGTACGGCGTGGGCACACGTTCAATCGCAACCACCTGACCATCGAAGCGGCGATTGCCGGCATGGGCGTGGCGATTGCCCGGCGCACGCTGCTCAACGATGAACTGGAGCGGGGGACATTGATCGTGCCGTTCGGGATTTCGGTGCCCAATCACAAGCGCTATGTCTTGCTCTACGCACCAGGGGCGCTGAGCCATCCGGGCGTGCGGGCGGTACATGACTGGCTGGTGGAAGAGGCGGGGATTTTTCGCAGCCAGCACCCGTTGGGTGATGGCCAATTGTGA
- a CDS encoding HPF/RaiA family ribosome-associated protein, with the protein MQIQVNSDNHIQSSKRLEEWVRTTIESTLDRYEEDLTRVEVHLSDENGDKPGPHDLRCQLEARPKGHQPISVTHKADSLEQAIDGAAEKLEHALEHLFGKLRGKPRAAVVPFTSKANDALLEEEFLENEQAAINS; encoded by the coding sequence ATGCAAATCCAAGTCAACAGCGACAACCATATTCAAAGCAGCAAACGACTGGAGGAGTGGGTACGAACCACAATTGAGAGCACGCTCGACCGTTATGAGGAAGACCTGACCCGTGTCGAAGTCCATCTGAGCGACGAGAACGGTGACAAACCGGGTCCCCATGATTTGCGCTGCCAACTGGAAGCGCGGCCAAAAGGCCATCAACCGATTTCCGTCACCCACAAAGCCGATTCGCTGGAACAGGCGATCGATGGTGCAGCCGAAAAACTGGAGCACGCGCTGGAGCACCTGTTTGGCAAACTGCGGGGCAAACCGCGAGCCGCAGTGGTGCCATTTACCAGCAAGGCGAATGATGCGCTGCTGGAGGAAGAATTTCTGGAAAACGAACAGGCAGCGATCAACAGTTGA
- the fecA gene encoding TonB-dependent Fe(3+) dicitrate receptor FecA, whose translation MHPTRLTPLARTLRNLVLGASLSFSALPHALAADTKAYHIAPSSLENALNQFGREAGVLISFGSQVTSGVQSRGLEGSYTAEQGLNALLEGTGLQARAEGGNAFSLQPSNDSALELDTSKVVGDWLGEAAQVNVFEHPGARDVIRREEFERQGATQARDVLNRIPGVNAPENNGTGSHDMALNFGIRGLNPRLAARSTVLMDGIPVPFAPYGQPQLSFAPISMGNMDAVDVVRGGGAVRYGPQNVGGVVNFVTRAIPDEPTVKGGFQTETSPSSSHDGFKTSANLLAGGTNANGLGGALLYSGTRGGDWREHSDTEIDDLILKGKYQLDEANSFNAMAQYYEGKADMPGGLNVADYDADPYQSTRPKDQFWGRRTMFNFGYRYQEDRREFTANTFFTKTLRSGYLDQGTFLSLSPREYWVRGLETRFAQGFDLGPTSHEVGVGYRYINEAGHELRYRTPIASNEYPTTNSRNDRDTRGGTEANAFFVDDRIDIGKWTITPGVRYEMIESQQTNNLTNVKYKGDYNTALPALNVLYHLTDTWNLYANTEGSFGSVQYSQMPNRVSSGEVKPEKARTWELGTRYDNGALRAEIGAFLINFDNQYESNQTNDSVIARGETRHQGIETSVNYALDDLSPALAGFDVYATYAYVDATIREDGPNKGNRVPFSSKHKGTIGVGYTEGAWKLNLDSSFQSDQFADNANTSKESADGSTGKIPGYMLFSSRAGYDFGPQLSDLNVAVGVKNIFNTQYFTRSFDDNNKGKYVGEPRTVYVQTSVAF comes from the coding sequence ATGCACCCCACCCGCCTCACGCCGTTGGCCCGAACCCTGCGCAATCTCGTCCTCGGCGCCAGCCTGAGCTTCAGCGCCCTGCCCCATGCGCTGGCTGCCGACACCAAGGCTTACCACATCGCTCCGTCGTCGCTGGAAAACGCCCTCAACCAGTTCGGCCGTGAAGCCGGGGTGCTGATTTCCTTTGGCTCGCAGGTCACCAGCGGTGTGCAAAGCCGTGGGCTGGAAGGCAGCTACACAGCGGAACAAGGTCTGAACGCGCTGCTCGAAGGCACCGGCCTGCAAGCCCGCGCCGAGGGCGGCAATGCCTTCAGCCTGCAACCGTCGAACGACAGCGCCCTAGAGCTGGACACCTCGAAAGTGGTCGGCGACTGGCTGGGTGAAGCCGCACAGGTCAACGTCTTCGAACATCCCGGCGCCCGTGACGTGATCCGCCGCGAAGAATTCGAACGCCAGGGCGCGACCCAGGCCCGCGATGTGCTCAATCGCATTCCCGGGGTCAACGCCCCGGAAAACAACGGTACCGGCAGCCACGACATGGCGCTGAACTTCGGCATTCGCGGCCTCAACCCGCGCCTGGCCGCACGTTCGACGGTGTTGATGGATGGCATCCCGGTGCCCTTCGCGCCTTACGGTCAGCCGCAGTTGTCGTTCGCACCGATCAGCATGGGCAACATGGACGCGGTGGACGTCGTGCGAGGCGGCGGCGCCGTGCGTTACGGCCCGCAGAACGTCGGCGGCGTGGTCAACTTCGTGACCCGGGCGATTCCTGACGAGCCGACCGTCAAGGGCGGTTTCCAGACCGAAACCAGTCCTTCGTCGAGCCATGACGGCTTCAAGACCAGCGCCAACCTGCTGGCCGGCGGCACCAATGCCAACGGTCTGGGCGGCGCGTTGCTGTACTCCGGCACTCGCGGTGGCGACTGGCGCGAACACAGCGACACGGAAATCGACGACCTGATCCTCAAGGGCAAATACCAGCTCGACGAAGCCAACAGCTTCAACGCCATGGCCCAGTATTACGAAGGCAAGGCCGACATGCCCGGCGGTCTGAATGTCGCCGACTACGATGCCGATCCGTATCAGTCGACCCGACCGAAAGACCAGTTCTGGGGCCGTCGCACGATGTTCAATTTCGGCTACCGCTATCAGGAAGATCGCCGCGAATTCACCGCCAACACCTTCTTCACCAAGACCCTGCGCAGCGGTTATCTGGATCAGGGCACATTCCTGTCGCTGTCGCCGCGCGAATACTGGGTTCGCGGTCTGGAAACCCGTTTCGCTCAAGGTTTCGACCTCGGCCCGACCAGCCATGAAGTCGGCGTCGGCTATCGCTACATCAACGAGGCCGGTCACGAGTTGCGCTATCGCACCCCGATCGCCAGCAACGAATACCCGACCACCAACAGCCGCAACGACCGCGACACACGTGGCGGTACCGAGGCCAATGCGTTCTTCGTCGATGACCGGATCGATATCGGCAAGTGGACGATCACCCCGGGCGTGCGCTACGAGATGATCGAGTCGCAGCAGACCAACAACCTGACCAACGTCAAATACAAGGGTGACTACAACACCGCGCTGCCGGCGTTGAACGTGCTGTACCACCTGACCGACACCTGGAACCTGTACGCCAACACCGAAGGCTCTTTCGGCAGCGTGCAATACAGCCAGATGCCCAACCGCGTGAGCAGCGGTGAAGTGAAACCGGAGAAGGCTCGCACCTGGGAACTCGGCACCCGTTACGACAACGGTGCCCTGCGAGCGGAAATCGGCGCGTTCCTGATCAACTTCGACAACCAGTACGAAAGCAATCAGACCAACGACTCGGTGATCGCCCGTGGCGAAACCCGCCATCAGGGCATCGAGACCAGCGTCAATTACGCGCTGGATGACTTGAGCCCGGCACTGGCAGGTTTCGACGTGTACGCCACTTACGCCTATGTCGACGCGACCATCCGCGAAGACGGTCCGAACAAGGGCAATCGTGTGCCGTTCTCCTCGAAACACAAAGGCACGATCGGCGTCGGTTACACCGAAGGGGCGTGGAAGCTGAACCTGGACAGCAGCTTCCAGAGCGACCAGTTCGCCGACAACGCCAACACCTCGAAAGAAAGCGCCGATGGCAGCACCGGCAAGATTCCGGGCTACATGCTGTTCAGCAGCCGCGCCGGTTATGACTTCGGCCCGCAACTGTCGGACCTGAACGTGGCGGTGGGGGTGAAGAACATCTTCAACACCCAGTACTTCACCCGTTCGTTCGATGACAACAACAAGGGCAAATACGTGGGTGAGCCGCGCACGGTGTATGTGCAGACTTCCGTTGCCTTCTGA
- a CDS encoding DUF4880 domain-containing protein: MNPPMDFSAQVAEQAVHWLLEMQQGPLNPRQQQAWQQWIDAHSEHRRAWEHIQRVNSRLRGLSSPLAHAALNAPKSGSRRQALKLLLLLGAGSAVTWGMREHNPLPSLLADYRSPVGQRRKISLGVGGQLQLNSASAADVRGDGLIRLLEGEMLLTATQSFEVQTAQGVLKTQGARINVRQFADRTQVALFEGRVELNAQGRAPMLLPVARQLSFSATSISEAKPLDANSGAWADGMLVAAHMRLADFLDELGRYRRGQLNCDAKVADLLISGTYPLDDSERILDLLEISLPVKVRRFTRYWVTVEAKV; this comes from the coding sequence GTGAATCCGCCGATGGATTTTTCCGCGCAGGTTGCCGAGCAGGCGGTGCACTGGCTGCTGGAAATGCAGCAGGGCCCGTTGAATCCGCGTCAACAACAAGCCTGGCAACAGTGGATCGATGCCCACAGCGAACACCGCCGCGCCTGGGAACACATTCAGCGGGTCAATTCGCGGTTGCGGGGTTTGTCATCGCCACTGGCCCATGCTGCGTTGAACGCACCGAAGTCCGGCAGTCGGCGTCAGGCTCTCAAATTGTTGCTGCTTCTCGGCGCCGGTTCGGCAGTCACCTGGGGGATGCGCGAGCACAATCCGTTGCCGTCGCTGCTGGCCGATTACCGCAGCCCGGTCGGTCAGCGGCGCAAGATTTCGCTCGGCGTGGGCGGTCAATTGCAACTCAACAGCGCGAGTGCGGCGGATGTCCGGGGAGATGGCCTGATCCGTCTGCTCGAAGGCGAAATGCTGCTGACCGCCACTCAATCCTTCGAAGTGCAAACCGCGCAAGGCGTGCTGAAAACTCAAGGTGCGCGGATCAACGTGCGGCAGTTTGCCGACCGCACGCAGGTTGCGCTGTTTGAAGGTCGGGTCGAATTGAACGCGCAAGGTCGCGCGCCGATGTTGCTGCCGGTCGCCCGACAATTGAGTTTCAGCGCCACCTCCATCAGCGAAGCAAAACCGCTGGACGCCAACAGCGGCGCCTGGGCCGACGGCATGCTCGTGGCCGCCCACATGCGATTGGCCGACTTCCTCGACGAACTCGGCCGCTACCGTCGCGGGCAGCTCAATTGCGATGCAAAAGTCGCTGACTTGCTGATCTCCGGGACTTATCCACTGGACGACAGCGAGCGGATTCTCGACCTGCTGGAAATCAGCCTGCCGGTAAAAGTAAGGCGCTTTACCCGTTACTGGGTGACGGTCGAAGCCAAGGTTTGA
- a CDS encoding sigma-70 family RNA polymerase sigma factor: MSSAHPVESLYQAHHSWLTGWLRRKLGCPDSAADLAQDTFIRVLTAREPPVIIEPRAFLTTLAKRVLFNHYRRQDLERAYLDTLAQMPEVVAPSEEEKAIILQTLMELDQLLDGLPRAVKRAFLLAQVDGLTYPQIAAELGISVATVKRHLNKAAMRCYFAL; the protein is encoded by the coding sequence TTGTCGTCCGCCCATCCCGTCGAATCGCTGTATCAGGCCCACCACAGCTGGCTCACTGGCTGGCTGCGGCGCAAACTCGGCTGCCCGGACAGCGCCGCCGATCTGGCCCAGGACACGTTCATTCGGGTGCTGACCGCACGAGAACCGCCGGTGATCATCGAGCCTCGGGCGTTCCTCACCACGCTGGCCAAGCGTGTGTTGTTCAACCATTACCGCCGCCAGGACCTGGAACGCGCCTACCTCGACACCCTCGCGCAGATGCCGGAAGTCGTCGCGCCTTCGGAAGAAGAGAAAGCGATCATCCTGCAAACCCTGATGGAGCTGGATCAGTTGCTCGATGGCCTGCCGCGCGCCGTCAAACGCGCATTTCTGCTGGCGCAGGTCGATGGCCTGACCTATCCGCAGATCGCCGCCGAACTGGGTATCTCCGTGGCCACGGTCAAACGTCATCTGAACAAGGCAGCGATGCGCTGCTACTTTGCTCTGTGA
- a CDS encoding DUF3649 domain-containing protein produces the protein MKAKLATLPMSYRLAVTSRVLAAVFGGYLVAALASVTLTMWLPLNRAEAVITGMTVSFLVYLVAVLWCFACRSAWAAWVGLLVPSVILATISGAARGLGYA, from the coding sequence ATGAAAGCCAAACTCGCCACACTCCCCATGTCCTATCGTCTGGCCGTCACTTCGCGGGTGCTCGCGGCAGTGTTTGGCGGCTATCTGGTCGCGGCGCTGGCCAGTGTCACGCTGACAATGTGGTTGCCGCTGAACCGCGCCGAAGCGGTCATCACCGGCATGACGGTTTCGTTCCTCGTGTATCTGGTGGCCGTGCTCTGGTGCTTCGCCTGCCGCAGCGCGTGGGCGGCATGGGTCGGTTTGCTGGTGCCGAGCGTGATTCTGGCGACGATCTCCGGCGCCGCTCGGGGTCTGGGTTACGCATGA
- a CDS encoding PepSY-associated TM helix domain-containing protein, giving the protein MKEGFRQAMAWLHTWTGLVFGWLLFAIFLTGTLAYFKDETNHWMQPEIPSRPLDAEASLTLAQTYLQQRAPDAPSWQITLPDARDPGISVGWQAPTQPGQRGRFTEKILDARTGAEVPVRKSFGGEFFYRFHFQLQMPYPWGRWLATSAAMVMFIALITGIITHKKIFKDFFTFRPRKGQRTWLDGHNAVGVLVLPFHLMITYSSLVIFMAMVMPASLLASYGNDRSTFYDEVFPETPAPERAGIPTTLPPMAPLLARASEHWGGGHAARVTVNNPGDANASVQVSRASSDRITYEYGSDVTFNGVTGQILGATPAKPLPMTIAGSFYGLHIGHFAGPVLRWLYFICGLAGTAMIGTGLVIWLGKRQLKHAKTGGMPFELRLVEVLNIASMAGLVSAVAAFFWANRLLPVSLDGRAKWEVNAFFIAWALSLVHALLRPGRKAWVEQLTLAALLFTTVPLLNALTTAHHLGVTLAQGDWALAGFDLTCLGAGLFLGWAAWKMQRAGHTVRVKKTPRETPRPITLEQGTH; this is encoded by the coding sequence ATGAAAGAAGGTTTCCGGCAGGCGATGGCCTGGCTGCACACCTGGACCGGACTGGTCTTCGGCTGGCTGCTGTTCGCGATTTTCCTGACCGGAACGCTGGCCTATTTCAAGGACGAGACCAATCACTGGATGCAGCCGGAAATCCCGTCGCGCCCGCTCGATGCCGAAGCGAGCCTGACGCTGGCGCAAACCTATCTGCAACAGCGCGCGCCCGATGCGCCGAGTTGGCAGATCACGCTTCCCGATGCGCGCGATCCCGGGATCTCTGTCGGTTGGCAAGCCCCGACCCAACCCGGCCAGCGCGGCCGATTTACCGAAAAAATCCTCGACGCCCGGACCGGTGCCGAAGTGCCCGTGCGCAAAAGCTTCGGCGGCGAATTCTTCTACCGCTTCCACTTCCAGCTGCAAATGCCTTATCCGTGGGGCCGCTGGCTGGCGACCAGCGCGGCGATGGTGATGTTCATCGCACTGATTACCGGGATCATCACCCACAAGAAAATCTTCAAGGACTTCTTCACCTTCCGCCCGCGCAAAGGCCAGCGCACCTGGCTCGACGGGCATAACGCGGTGGGCGTGCTGGTGCTGCCTTTTCACCTGATGATCACCTACAGCAGCCTGGTGATCTTCATGGCGATGGTTATGCCGGCGAGCCTTCTGGCGTCCTACGGCAACGATCGCAGTACGTTTTACGATGAAGTGTTTCCCGAAACGCCGGCCCCGGAGCGCGCAGGCATTCCCACCACGTTGCCGCCGATGGCGCCGCTGCTGGCACGTGCAAGCGAGCACTGGGGCGGCGGACATGCCGCGCGGGTGACGGTGAACAATCCCGGCGACGCCAATGCCTCGGTGCAGGTGTCGCGTGCCAGTTCCGACAGGATCACCTACGAATACGGCAGCGACGTGACCTTCAATGGCGTGACCGGACAAATCCTCGGTGCGACCCCGGCCAAACCGCTGCCGATGACGATTGCCGGCAGTTTCTATGGTTTGCACATCGGCCATTTCGCCGGCCCGGTGCTGCGTTGGCTGTATTTCATTTGCGGCTTGGCCGGCACGGCAATGATCGGCACCGGACTGGTGATCTGGCTTGGCAAACGTCAGCTCAAACATGCCAAGACCGGGGGCATGCCGTTCGAGTTGCGGCTGGTCGAAGTGCTGAACATCGCCAGCATGGCCGGGCTGGTCAGTGCGGTGGCGGCGTTCTTCTGGGCCAACCGTCTGTTGCCAGTGAGTCTCGACGGACGGGCCAAGTGGGAAGTGAACGCGTTCTTCATCGCTTGGGCTTTGAGCCTGGTGCATGCCTTGCTCCGGCCCGGTCGCAAAGCCTGGGTCGAACAATTGACACTGGCAGCGCTGCTGTTCACCACGGTGCCGTTGCTCAACGCATTGACCACTGCGCATCACCTCGGCGTCACGCTGGCCCAGGGTGACTGGGCATTGGCCGGTTTCGACCTGACCTGCCTCGGCGCCGGTCTGTTCCTGGGGTGGGCCGCCTGGAAAATGCAGCGTGCCGGCCACACCGTCCGCGTGAAAAAGACACCTCGCGAAACACCCCGGCCGATCACGCTTGAGCAGGGGACGCACTGA
- a CDS encoding DUF3325 domain-containing protein, whose protein sequence is MLLALLLCYAGFTALCLSMPRHHDELLGHKPSNRRAKSLKLAGWLLLCLSLWAAVAANGWGFGLVDWFAVLMISALLLVLLMPYRPKLAMAMAALSLLATPVAAWAW, encoded by the coding sequence ATGCTGCTGGCGCTGTTGCTGTGTTACGCCGGATTTACTGCGCTGTGTCTGTCGATGCCGCGACATCACGATGAGCTGCTGGGTCACAAGCCTTCAAACCGACGCGCAAAAAGTCTGAAGCTCGCCGGTTGGTTGCTGCTGTGTCTTTCACTCTGGGCCGCCGTGGCTGCCAACGGCTGGGGTTTCGGTCTGGTCGACTGGTTCGCTGTGTTGATGATCAGCGCATTGTTGCTGGTGCTGCTGATGCCCTATCGACCGAAACTGGCAATGGCGATGGCGGCGTTGAGCCTGTTGGCGACGCCGGTCGCCGCATGGGCGTGGTGA
- a CDS encoding RNA polymerase sigma factor has product MLIGHPPESRDDEPSGARAHFLQVFLSQRPQMEALVNRRVGCRATAADLVQDLFLRFWRRPLVQVEELSTYLLRCAGNIAIDHLRSEGTRVRVNEGWQPDEPDSSASEPQAALEAGNDLRHVEAALRALPERTRQIFLLNRIHGRKYAEIAKAMGLSQSAVEKHMMRALEACKASLREPAPRLPGKAP; this is encoded by the coding sequence ATGCTGATCGGTCATCCCCCGGAATCCCGCGACGACGAACCGAGCGGCGCGCGCGCGCATTTTCTTCAGGTGTTCCTCTCGCAGCGCCCGCAAATGGAAGCGCTGGTGAACCGTCGCGTCGGTTGCCGGGCGACGGCAGCGGACCTGGTGCAGGATCTGTTCCTGCGATTCTGGCGCCGGCCGCTGGTGCAGGTTGAAGAGCTCAGCACCTATCTGCTGCGCTGTGCAGGCAACATCGCCATCGACCATTTGCGCAGCGAAGGCACGCGGGTGCGGGTCAACGAAGGCTGGCAACCGGATGAGCCGGACAGTAGCGCCAGCGAACCGCAAGCGGCACTCGAAGCAGGCAATGATCTGCGCCACGTCGAAGCGGCGTTGCGTGCATTGCCTGAGCGCACGCGGCAGATCTTTTTGCTCAATCGCATCCACGGGCGCAAGTACGCCGAGATCGCCAAAGCCATGGGCCTGTCCCAAAGCGCTGTGGAAAAACATATGATGCGCGCCCTCGAGGCCTGCAAGGCCAGCCTGCGCGAACCCGCGCCACGCCTGCCAGGGAAAGCACCGTGA